CAGTCCAGTTGTGAAAATTATTATCTGAAGCTCAGTCTTTAATCCTAAAATGCTTGGAAAATGACTGAAAAAATCAGAATGGCTGTTTATTTCTCTAGATTTCAAGATTTTGATCGCACACTGACGTGTTTTTCCTACTTATCTTTGATCGATGCGTCAGGAAATGCCACCATGGAAACTGGCCAAAGTCACAGTAGTTCCAAGGCGAGCTGGAACAGGTttgattctcattttttatatgatcAATAATTAGTGGAAATCACAACCATTTTTTGAGtcattttaacttaaaatttctttAGTTACATCGTTTGTTCATCTCGCTCCCCTgtaaaattgatcaaaactaGAAAAGGTAATGATTGAGAATTGTACTACTAATGTAATGTAGTCTTGTACCCATTTATTATATCATAACTAGATtgagaaaattttggattgcTGATGATATGCATTGCACTTGCAGCTTCGACGTTTGTGCTATCCTGTTGCTCAAATAAATCCATATCTATGAATTGGGAAAACTGCCATCCAGTACGGTTAACTTCAAGACCTTTTTGGGGAATAGTTTCTTCTAGTTCCAGGAATTTGGTATTAGCTGGCTACTGGGTAGGACCTGATGTTGATGACGGATGGGGATATATAGAAGCTTTTGTCGATCGGATTACTTAACTATTCAAACTTTGAATTccatttcttgattttcttttgtttactATGTCTGATCTTAGTCGAATGCATCAGTCGCTTTCTCCAAAATATCTGAAACTGCTTCCTCTTTGTGAAATTCATATCTTGTTTAGTAACTTGATTGCTGAGAGGTTAATCAGATTTCTAGATTTAGGATTCGATCCTC
The nucleotide sequence above comes from Cucurbita pepo subsp. pepo cultivar mu-cu-16 chromosome LG11, ASM280686v2, whole genome shotgun sequence. Encoded proteins:
- the LOC111804783 gene encoding uncharacterized protein LOC111804783 isoform X1, with the protein product MASFVSLSFSVPQVIFKEMPPWKLAKVTVVPRRAGTASTFVLSCCSNKSISMNWENCHPVRLTSRPFWGIVSSSSRNLVLAGYWVGPDVDDGWGYIEAFVDRIT